ttttaatttaatgaaaaaacagatttaatcacatcaataaaattttatgaatacctTTATGTTTTCAATGACTTGCACGATCGCTCGGTACGGAAagatgtgcgtgtgtgtgtgtgtgtttcgtgGTTCGATACcaattcagtttcaaattaattcaGTTCCATTAAGAGAATTCGTGAGAGTAAGGGTATGTTTTGTCAGCTGGAAAAATCACGTGCGAGGCACCAGACTGTCACACAAAAACATAGACAAGATATGTAACAGATGTAATTATATTTCTGAGTTGTTGTTATTTTCCAGTTATATGTTTTCAGAGAGCTTTTGGCATTTTAATAcaggtttttattatttattacataaaggTCTATGTCTTTCTTAGTATGTggttgcatttttctttttaatagaattgCGTAATACTgactttattataatattgacAAAATGAAAGGCATATCAAAGaagttaaaaactaaatattcccTTCATCCATTCATTGGCACAACttcccaaaattaatttatattataaattatgttacctaaatattgtgtaataatcaaatatttcgacaaaattttgcaatattgataactattttttctatatctatgaaattatttctttataatatgttGATATGATGCTCGAATATCTACacgttttgttttttttctaaaaatgactccaaaattgataattttgttcaataagttttattttctaattcaaataatatttcagataacCCATCACAACTTTAAAGGGCAAACTAGAAAAACCATTGCATATTTACCTTCTGTTTAAGATATTTAGTAGATTATATCAATTCTTGTAATTAagttgtgaataaataaaaattaatggaatagtTTAACAAGTACTTGGTAAAGCTTGGTCAGAACTGCTTatactatttttctattattaattcatattacaacttaataaattatttatttattttcgtataaaatttaaagagcaagataaataaaataaaagatgccAAGGCCtttaaaatgcagtttaaaactgatatgaaatatgaaaactttgAATGACATCTGCATCAGCTGCCATCTGTTTTCGTTATCAGTATCTGTGAACTTTGTCCTTTTCAATCTTTACGAgattatttaggaaaataaagcattaaagaTCATTAAGAAACATTCTGTGATAGGCAAGGTTAATGACTTTAGAACAACTCCGCTgaataattcctttatattttaaagtttcttcgTGTCAATTTTCAGAAATGCTGTACAGGATTGTCCCATTAAAAAGCAGAATTATTACAAATGTGTATTGTTAGTTTGTGTTAATTGAAACATGATATGTAGATTTAGTTTTGGTATGTTCTGTAATTGTTTTCGATGTGAACTCATGAGCATGCTGATAGGCATCATGCTTCTGTTGACCATTtcaatttgtaatgaatttactGGATTTTCGGACAGTTGTATGCatacaaagaaaatatgtaagtcaaaaaacataaacaagcctttgttatattagatttttattaaattacatatattactAAGTTTCAACATATCTGTTTcataagaagaagaaaacaaatatatatccCTATAAATTCATCTCATTCACTGAGAGTAACCTTTGACAATATCTTATATAATGCTAATAATCTTTCAATTAAGCTTcagaaaatataaacttattaatcTTGTTTcaacaaacaagaaaataattctgcatttatttttaaattataatgaacgAAAAACTATCCCAGTGAAATAAAAGGCATTCTAAAATAAGTGTGAAAATATTTCACCAAGGATAAAAAATCTTGTTACTTTATTCTAATGGATACCACTGCATAACTTCTGTATCTTTGAATTTTTCGAGAAATTTGGCATTGAGCCTTTCGTTTTGTTTTGACGAGAAATGATTTTTCCAATCTCCAACAATTCCTTTCCTAACAAATTCAATTTCTGGAAGATCTTCTGGAAGCTTCAAAGCTtttgtaaattcatcaatataCTGAAGTCCTGTATATAAATGTGTTCCCTCTTTTTCTACTTCGCACATATCAGAGTAGCTTTCCTTCATATATTGGAATCCACTGAAATGTACGATGTTATTCAAGATATTATTATCTTTCTCAATTGCTTCTATGTATTCCTCTCCCAGGAACTTAGAAAGCCTCAAGATGATATCTTTTATATCCTTCTTCATGTCTTCATAGGTGGTGTAGAACACATTCGGGTCGTTTCGATGTGGGTACCAATCCAGCAAGTGGTCAAAATAATCGTTGTATTCTACCTCACCAGCCATGAAAAGTTCAAAGAAATCATCGAATTCTCCATCCCAGTAACCAAAACCTGGAATATTTCTTGTGTGGTAATAAAACGAGACGCAGCAGTCTTTGGGATTTCGAGCGACAAAAACGTACTTGGCGTCAGGGGAATAAGGCATATGAGAGtaagaaaaatgtgttttgaatgcTCCTGGTCTTGGCATTTTGTCGATACTCTCCTGTCCAAGCATATCTATATAAGGTGCGCATTGTAAGAAATCCGATGGATGATCCAACTCTTTGCCTTTACGAAAGATGTACATGGCAACGTTCTGCATCCATGTAGTGCCACATTTAGGATACGTACAGATAAAAACATCGCCACGTTCAGGCTTGTATTCCAAAGCTTCCTTGAAGCAATTAGGAGAGAACATCTCCGGATAAAGTATgccattcatttttacatatcgtggtcttttctttatttctgccATGATCAGGTTTTCTATGCTAGCTAGTctagaattaataaaaacaatgattataaaatttaagaaattgtttcaGTGAATaagataccaaatttaattttttgttgaactTTCCACCTggataaaaatcacatttttgtgaagaaatatttgtttttaaataataattttttaattatctgttttttttatttgagtaatctatttttaaatgcattatttaataacaGAGTCATGGCAACTAATGTATCTAATATGCAACAATAAACCAGCATACTACGTTGAACTTTATTACTTGTCAGTCAGATTAGTTTCTCTGCAAAATTTACTAAACTGCTAACCAACTGCACTTCTTTTTACGCTTATAAAACcctaaacattaaattacttCATCCGGAGCATggaccatatttttattttttaaattctaccaaACTATTAATGGGGATAGAATTGTGGGTATCGACATAGTTACTGGCATTTTTCTTTCACAGGTAATTTTGCAACCTTCTTTAAGCTGAGACTTGCTATCTTCATCaaaatggaaaagattttttGCCTTTTGAAATCAATAACGAAGAAGATTTCTTGgactatttttctacaaaatatttatcattatcttcattattattttgattttgtttttagagCATTATTTTgtgttcttacatttttttaaagtataggaACCAAATAAGCCGATCCTATTGCTTTCACTGGAGCAATAGCTcattggattttaaattatttcttttgtcatCAAATAATCAATTATTGTTTTTCTCATTATTCGAGGAATACTTGCTCtcaaaatttctctgaaattttaattagtctaGAATTTTCGCCTCTTCGTAAATCTTATTTTACAGTTTTCATTATCATAATATCTAGTAAGAGGCTATTTTATTAAGCTAATAGCATTATTTCAAACATGTGAATTGAACTTTCcaagatattgaattaaaaaaatgttattattctgaaattattctaTATGCCATATATATTTTGTCCGGTGGTTAAGAATCTTGAGTGCAGGCACTCTGTGACACATACCTCAATTTGGCAAATCGTCcctgcatattattttttctttttgttaaaaaaacaataacgtCATAACTGTAATTTTGCTTTAACATAAagcaaagtaattattaattattaatacaataaagtTACTCACTATTAAAATGTTAATGGAACTCCTATAACTTATCGAATAAAATTTGtcatacagtagactcccgattatccgcggacgggttatccgcgcctgccgcacaaattttttttgactgattttttcaaaaaggtgcagttttacagttatgcttttgtaattacataatacattacagtattaaaacagtacatatgtattaatttttcttgtatccttgacgcctctcgtaaatacaaagcacttttctgttttcattaacaaaatgcattttaggttagttttgagtgatatactaaaatattaagcgttagttaaacatttcctgctatttattttacgttttattgtacataaaacgatttttcaaagttggaatgactgttttctcttttgctatacccgtttttagcttttttctgattatccgcgatttttgttatccgcggcggccgcgccacccaattccgcggataatcgggagtgtactgtacttaaGAATCttatctttgtattttaaaaaaatgcatctgttcaaataagaatatatgcctccaaacaaaaaagaatataggTCTTTTTACGCTGGCGCTCTGCAGGGCAGATAATTGGACGTAGAGATAATATTTGGCCCACGCATACTTAGGAGAGTTCGAGTGtatatcttaaaatgatttttaaaa
Above is a genomic segment from Argiope bruennichi chromosome 1, qqArgBrue1.1, whole genome shotgun sequence containing:
- the LOC129956573 gene encoding sulfotransferase ssu-1-like — its product is MAEIKKRPRYVKMNGILYPEMFSPNCFKEALEYKPERGDVFICTYPKCGTTWMQNVAMYIFRKGKELDHPSDFLQCAPYIDMLGQESIDKMPRPGAFKTHFSYSHMPYSPDAKYVFVARNPKDCCVSFYYHTRNIPGFGYWDGEFDDFFELFMAGEVEYNDYFDHLLDWYPHRNDPNVFYTTYEDMKKDIKDIILRLSKFLGEEYIEAIEKDNNILNNIVHFSGFQYMKESYSDMCEVEKEGTHLYTGLQYIDEFTKALKLPEDLPEIEFVRKGIVGDWKNHFSSKQNERLNAKFLEKFKDTEVMQWYPLE